GGTGAGACCTGGGAGAACAAGCTCCTCGACCTGACGAACGGCCAGGACGTCGTCGTCGTCACCGAGGGAAGCGACTGGACGATCCGAAACGTCGGCGTCAAGGGCCGCAACACCTCCGGCACCGGCTCCTCGATGTTCGGTATCTCCGACGCCGGCGGCTCGAGCACCATCGAGAACGTCTACCTCGGCGACGGCTCCGACGAGCGAAACGGGAGCTCGAGCGGCCACGGGCAGACGGCCTTCTGGGCCAACCCCGAGCACTCCGGCCACATCGACATGAAGAACGTCAACATCCAGAACTTCGCGGACAACGCGGTCTACGGCTCCGCGCCGGGCAACGCCGGCGGCGGGACGATCCACATCGACCGCTGTTTCGCCGCGAACTGTTACGTCTCCCACTTCCGTCTCGCGACGGCGGGAAGCAAGGTGACGAACTCCAGCGTCCTCGTCGACCAAGAGGGCTACGCCGGCCGCGGTATCTGGGCGTGGGCCCCCGGGCCGATCGAGGTCGAGAACTGCCAGATCTCGATGAACGGGCAGAACACCGCGATCGACGCCGGCGCCAACGGCAAGGGCACCGAGGTCGTCCTCCGGGACACCGACTACGACGAGCAGGCCGGCATCGCCGAACACGCCGGCTCGAACGTCCGACTCGAGGGCGACTCGGGCACCGACCCCGAGGCGTTCATGCCGGAGGGAACCCCGACCAGCGCCGAGGAAGCCGCCTCCGGTTCCAACTAACGCCCCGCTGACACGACGCGACAGCCCCCTCCCCTCCCCGATCGCCTCCACGATCGGTTCGCCGCCCCCCGCTGACGCCCCCTCCGCCGACGCAGCCGCCCTCCCCCCGCTGACGCCCCCTCCGCCGACGCAGCCGCCCTCCCCCCGCTGACGCTGCCCCTCCGCTCACCCCCGTTCCGTTTTCCTCGCTGATTCGGCGTTTCGTTCGCGCGCGTGCATCGACCACTTCGTCCCGCTCGACTCGAGTCGGGGCGATCCGGATCGGAACCCTATTCGCGATCAGCGATATCACTCGACGAACTACCGTCCGAGCTCGGGGCGCCGAACACACCGGTATTCCGGGGACCGATCCGCTCGCCGGACGCTCGAAAGAGGCCGGTAATACGGTATTACTCGCTTCCGATCGGTCATCGAGAACCGATCGAGATCGTTCAGAACCGCTGTAGCGGCGGGTAATTCGCTATTACCGCCGTCCGGAAACAAATATCCGATAATACAATATCGCACGTATTTATTCGAATAGTTTTGTTTGATCACAGTCACGAAATAACTATCGTCTGTAAATTTTAAGTATAATAGAAGAGAAAGTTTATGGTGGTAGTGTCTGATTACCTGATTGCATGGCACGCGACTCTTCGGTAGCGGACGACGATCGGTGCGTCGGCGAGGACGCGCCGACGACCGACGACGGACCGGACGGATTGCTCCACCGGCGATCGTACATGAAACTCGCCGGTGCAACGACGGCGGCGGCAGCGACGTTCGGAACGAGCGTCAGCGCCGCCGAGGACTACGAGGTCATCCCCGCGAACGGGCAGGTCGTCCGGATCGGCCGCGGCGAGACGTTCGAGAACAAACTGATCGATCTCACGACCGGGAAGAGCTTTCTGCTGCTCGTCGAGGGAGCAAACTCCGTTATCCGAAACATCGGATTCGAGGGGCTCTACCGCGGCGACCAGTTCCTGATCTCGATCAGGGCCGACCGGGGCGACGTCCTCTTCGAGAACATCTACATGGGCGACGGCGCGACCAAGGAAGGCGCGGACTTCGTCCACGGACCCGGCGCGGTCTTCATGCACAAGCAAAGTCAGGCGAACCTGACGTTCCGCCGGTGTAACGTGCAAGGGTTCCCGAACAACGGCTTCTACTGTTCGAACACCGCCTCCGGACCGAGCAGCGTCCACTTCGACACCTGTTTCGGCAAGAACAACGGCGTCACGACGTTCCGCTGTGCGAGCGGCGACGACGTGATCGAGAACTGCGTCGCGTACAACGACACCACCGACTACGGACGGGGCTACGGCGGCTACACCGAGACCAACGGCCGCCCCGTCTGGGTCTGGTCGGGCGGCGACGTCACGATTCGCGACTCCCACTTCGCCGACGGTCCCTACCCCTACGCGATGGTCGCCGGCGCCAACGGCTCGGCCGGTCGCGCCACCTTCGAGAGCGGCGGCTACCGCGGCACGATCCAGCGGGCGAGCGGATCGACCGTCACCGTCGCCGACGCCGTCTCGAACGATCCCGATCTCTCGGTTCCCGACGGCGTCCCCACGTCGGCCGAAGCGGCCGCCTCGGGCGACTCGAGCGCTGCCTCGAGCGCCGAGGTGAACGCCGAAAGCGCCGCGAACGACGAGCAACTTCCCCACGTCGTGCTCGTCGACGGCGACGCCTCGGACGTGACGCGCTACGAGTTCGCCGTCGACGGCGCGGTCGAGGCCGCGAACTACGAGGGCGCGTCGATCGACGTCGGCGACGGGATTACGGACGGGAGCGTCAGCGGCGTCGTCGCCGACTGGAAGGACGCCTTCCGGTTCGACGGCGACCTCGAGGCGCTCACCGTCGACGGGCCGGGAACGGTCTTGGTCGACGGCGAAGCGGTCGATCCGGCCGACTACGGCGCGGAACTCCCGCACGTCCTCGAGGTCGCGGGTCGGGGCGTGCCGACGAGTTTCGAGATTTCGGTCGAGGGCGAGATCGAACTCGACGGGGAGGACGACGCGACGACGATCGCGGAGTCGACCGTCCAGAGTTCGGTCACCGACGGCAGCCGGACGTTCCGGTTCTCGGGCGCGGTGACCGACGTGACGATCATCAACGGCGGCGCCGACGTCAGCGTCGACGGCGAGGAGATCGATCCGGCGGACTACGGCGACCACGAACTGCTCCCCCACGCGGTGGTCATCGACGGGACGGAGGCCGACGAGCCGAGCGCCTACGCCTTCGAGACCGACGGCGCGGTCGTCAAGTCCACCCACAGCGAGGCCACGATCGACGAGGACGACGTGATCGAGGACCGAACCGTCCGCGGCGTCGCCGGCAACTGGGCCGACGCCTACTGGTTCGACGGCGACATCGAGGACTTCACCCTGCGCGGTCACGCGACCGTCGACGTGCAGTACAACGTTCGCGAGCAGTAATTCGCGCCGTCCGGTGATCGTCCCGTTCCGGATCGGTCGCGCGGGCGCGGGCGGCGGGGCGAGATCGGTCGCCCGCTCGCAGCGCATCGACGGCGGACGGTCGACGATCGACGTTCATTTTCGCTGTTGCATTCCGCGGTACTGACCGGTACGTGTCGAGTACGTTCGGTACGAGCAGTATAACAATCCATCTGATAGACCACCCTCGTGGTATGAACATCGGTTTCTATCACGATGCCGCCGGAACCCGCCACGCCGGCGGAATCGCCGTCTACACGCAGCAGATGGCGGCCGCACTCAGTCGGTCGAACGACGTCTATCTCTACACGCAGCGCGGAGAGCCCGCGCCGATCGTCCGCGAATCGGACGTGACCGTCGTCGAGACCCCGTCCTTCGACAGCGACTGGCCGGCCTCGCTCGAGGAGTCGCTCCCGGTCGGCTCCCAGGACTGGACGAAAGCCCGAATGACGCTGTGGGCCGAGCGAAACGGCGTCATCGACCACATCGACGACACCCTGGACGTGCTGTTTACCGCCCACTATCTCGACGATCTCCTCCTGTCGAATCTGGTCGACGTGCCGACGGTCTACACCTACCACCGGCTCTCGGATATCGGGATCGGCGCGAAACTGCAACAGGCGTTCTCCGCGACGGAGCTGATTCTGGCCAACTCGCCGGAGACCGCGGACCGCGTGGAATCGGCGTTCGACGTCGACGTCGCGGAGATCGTCTATCCGGGCGTCGACACGGACCGGTTCCGGCCCGACGCCGATCCCGTCATCTCGAGTCGCGATCCGATCATCCTCTTCGTCGGCCGGCTGGTCGAAGCGAAGGGGATCGACGAACTGCTCGAGGCGGTCGCCCGGCTCGAGGGCGATCAGGAGCTTCACGTGGTCGGGCGCGGCGACCAGGAGCGGATCCGCCGGCGGGCCCGCGACCTCGGAATCGCGGAGTCGGTGGAACTCCACGGCGAAGTTCCCCACCCCGAACTGCCGGGCTACCACGCCGGCGCCGACGTGTTCTGCCTGCCGAGTCACGACGAGAGCTTCGCGATGGCAAACGTCGAGGCGATGGCCTGCGGGCTGCCGGTCGTGACGACCGACCTCGAGGCGATCCAGACGTACCTCGCCAACGGCGACAACGGACTCCTGTCCCGCGTCGGGGACCCGCAAGATCTGGCCGACAAACTGAAGCTCGTCCTCGAATCGCCGGAGCTGCGGGCGCGGCTCGGCGAGCAGGCCCGCACTGACGCGCAGGCGTTTGCGTGGCGGACGCAGGCCCGTCGGCTCGAGGCGTTCTGTGCCGACGCCCTCGACGTCGAGGAGGAGATCGAGGCGGTTCGGCCCGATCAGCCGCGCCCGAACACGGTCTGAACGGCGACGGCGCGGCTCGTCGAGTGCGACGGACGGCGATAGTAATGAGTATCCCCTCAAGCGGCGGCGGGTCGCGCGGATCTCGAGCGGGCGTCGAGATGAGTGGAAAGGTGGCTCCCGCGCCTGAATCGGAAACAGATGCTGGCACGCGAACTGCTCCGGTACGGATGACGGTCGTCGGGAGCCGTTCGTCCGTTCGAGTGCCGTGAATAAAAGTCCTTCTTACCTGCCACCGCGAGAAATCGTATCAACCGCTGCGAGAACCCGCGATCGTCGACGGCTCGAGCGAGCCGTCGACCCACTCCCGACCGAACAGTCACTCGATCCGCGATAACTTGCCGTCGACGTTCCGTTCGCGCCGTCGATTCGACACGGCGTGTGCCACCGAGAGGGCGAAGAAGGCGACGACGACGACGCCGGCGAGCCCGAGCGTCGGGACGGCCGACAGCGGCGGAACGCTAAGGAACGCACCGGTGACGAGTGCCGCACCGACGACGCTCAGGGCCGCGTACCACCGATCCCACCGATCCTGCTGGTGGGTATCCGTGTCCAGATACATCATCAGCAGGTCGGCGTTGTCCGAAAGCGAGATCAGTCCCCGATCCTGATCGTACTCGACGATACCGGCGTCGTCCATCTTCGGTAGATGCGTCTGGTAAAGGGCGACGTACACGCGCTTGCGTTGATCGGAGCTGAGCGCGCTGACTTCGGTATCGTTCTCCCAGGCCGCGATCTGTTCGGCGAGTTCGCCGAGGGTGACCGTATCGTCGGCCTCGAGTAAGTACGCGAGGACTTCGCGTCGACGTCGGTTCTTCAGGAGCTCGAAAATGACGTCTTTCGACAGTCGTTGCTCCTCGTTCGAATCGGCGACCGATGCGATCTCGTCGGGCAGAGACGTATCGATCGACGACATTACGATCGACCCCCTGTAGCCGGGATCGCGCTCCGGTTCGATTCACACTGGTTACCGTACACGAAACGGCTGCCAAACTGTCGAATCGACGGAAGCCGCTGTCTGCTCGGTCGGCAAGTCGCAGTCACGATTGACACACCAAGTTGTACACCAATACTGAAACTCTTAAGGACGGCCACGTTTCGCACCGGCTGCAAAGCAGGTATGGAACGGCTTCGATCGGTCGCCGACGGCGTCGGGTATCGAGGTGGCGTCGGACGGTCTCGAGAATCGCTCGGCGAGAACAGTATTGGACGATTGTTCGACTGTACCGAGCGCGTACACGCACGACCGTTAGGGTAGCAGGGGCGTGAGCGGGGTCGAGGGACTGAACTGGGACACGACACTGGTTCGAAACGTTTGGTGCCGGCGACATAAAGGCGAACGACAGTTCGCCGGCGAAAGCCATATTTACGCGATGAACACGCGATTTACGTCCCGTTCATGAGGGAACGATGACCACATTTCATGTAGCATGTTCACTATAGACACAGTAGGGCGACGGCGCTACGCGATAGCGCTACGCCCGAACGCGACCGATGGGACACGGTCTCGGCACGGTTCGATCGACGCCACACAGCAGCGTCAGCGGCGATATGTCGCTTCTCTCATCTTCTCGCTTTCGAGCGAGGACGGCCGACTCGTAAGTCTGCGTTTCCCGCGAAACCATGTTAACCCCTTACAGTGCCTGCACCGATTCTTCCACTACTGATGACGCGGTCCATTATCGATCACACCACGAGCGAATCAACCGAGACAGAGACCGGTCTATGTCCGGACTGCGAAACCGATACGATCGTCCACGACCCGGACCGCGGCGAGCGAGTCTGCGAGGAGTGCGGGCTCGTTCTGACCGAAGATCCGATCGATTACGGCCCCGAATGGCGAGCCTTCAACGCCCAGGAACACGACGAGCTCTCCCGCGTCGGCGCGCCGCTGACCCAGTCGATGCACGATCGGGGACTGACGACGACCATCGACTGGCGCAACAAGGACGCCAACGGCCACTCGATGTCGGCCGACAAACAGGGCCAGCTCCACCGACTCCGCGTCTGGCAGGAACGCATCCGCACGAAAAACGCCGGCGAACGCAATCTGAAGTACGCGCTCTCGGAAATCGATCGCATGGTCAGCGCGTTAGGAGTTCCAAAGCCCGTCAAAGAGACCGCAAGCGTCATTTACCGACGCGCGCTCGAGCAGGATCTCATCCGCGGCCGATCGATCGAGGGCGTCGCCACCAGCGCGCTGTACACGGCCTGTCGTAAGGAGGACATTCCGCGGAGCCTCGAGGAAGTAACCTCCGTCTCCCGGGTCGACCAGCGGGAGATCGGCCGGACGTATCGGTATATCGCCGACGAACTCGACATCAATCTGGAGCCGACGAATCCGCGCCAGTTCGTTCCCCGCTTCTGTTCCGAACTCGACGTCGGCAAGGACGTCGAGACGAAGGCCGTCGAAATCATCGACCAAACGACCGAGCAGGGGCTACACTCGGGAAAGTCGCCGACCGGCTTCGCCGCCGCCGCCATCTACGCCGCCGGGTTGTTGTGCGACGAGACGATCCCCCAGCGGGCCGTCGCCGACACCGCCCAGACGACCGTGGTCACGGTACGGAACCGGTACCGCGAGCAACTCGAGGCGATCGATCAGCAGCCGGCGACGACGTGATCGGCCGCGGTCACATGATCGATCGCTCGTCTTCTTCGTAGAGTCCCTCGTCGGCCAGCGCGTGGAGGTTCGCGTACGGCACGAACGCGATGAACTCGTCGTCCTCGTCGTAGAGTTCGACGCCGTCGTCGACGTGGTCGTACCGCTCGCACTGGATCTGTCCTTCGGGGAGGATTGCGCGATACATACTCCCTAGGACGCCGTCCACCCAAATATAGCTGGGCGGTGGTTTCGGTCGCGGGGAGCGGATTTCGCGTGTTCTCGCATCCGCACGCAACCACGGCGACGAGCCGCTACCGTGAGGAAATCGTTACAGTGATGACACTACGATGTCGAACGGAATTCAGAATGAGCGAGGATACCGAGGTCGACGTCGAAGTCCACGAGGACGTCACGTACGCGACGCGCGACGCCGGCGAGCTGGGGCTCGATCTGTTCGTCCCCGCGGTCGACGATCCGCCGCTGGTCGTCTACGTCCACGGCGGCGGCTGGATCGCCGAGACCCGCGACAACGTTCCGGAGCCGGAACGGTACGCGGCCGAGTGGGAGTGTGCGATCGCCAGCGTGAGCTACCGATTGGCCGCGATTCCCGACGCCCTCGAGGACGGCGTCGAGTTCGCGATCGACCCGGCGAACGACACGCCGCGGGGCGTCTTCCCCGACCAGTTCGTCGACGTGAAGGCGGCGATCAGGTGGCTGCGGGCGAACGCCGACGAGTACGGCTACGACGCGACGGACGTCGCGGCGTGGGGCGCGTCGGCCGGCGGTCACCTGGCCCTCCTCGCGGGAGTCGTCGACGACGTCGAAGCGCTCGCGGGGGACGCCTTCTCGGAAGCGGACCTCGAGAAGGCGGTCGCCCCCGACGAGTCGGGCGCCGTCCAGGCGGTCGTCGACTGGTACGGCGTCGCGGATCTCACGCTGGTCCCGGACGACCCGACCGATCCCGCCTCGCTGCTCATCGGCGGCCCGAAATCGGAGCGCGAGGCCGCGTTCGTGCAGGCGAGTCCGGTGACCCACGTCTCCGCGGAGACGCCGCCGGTCCTCTGTATGCACGGTCGCGAAGACGCGGTGGTTCCGATCGAACACAGCCGCGTGCTGTTCGACGCGCTGGACGAGGCCGGCGTCGACGCGGCGCTGTACGAACTGCACGACCGCAACCACGTCTGGGTGACCGGCGGCGTCGAGGAGATCGAGTCGGAACGGGTAGCGATGGACCTCCTGACCGCGGATCCGACGCCCGCACAGTCGATCACCGAGACCGTCCACCTCGAGGAAGGCGGCTCCGCGACCTCGCTCATCGACGGGACGCCCCCGGCGGGACCGGACGCGATCGAGCGATTCCTCGAGCGCACGATCGAGTAATCCGGAATCGGCGTCCGGTGGCTGAATCGGGAGCAGCGGACGTCGGTCGTATGCGCGAGAGACACTGCTTTCCTCCCCCTGCGTCCGCATCCTTCCGAAAGCGCGGCCCCGCGAATCAGCGACAAGTCGGACACCCCGCTATCGACGTGTTCGGCGTTACGTGGCGAGACGGAGAGAGTGGATTTCGTGTGTTCTCGTTCTCGAGCCACACCCGATACCGAGTGTAGCGGACACCCCGCTATCGATGTCTTCGATCTCACTTTGATTGAGGGGGAGGATTCACGACCGGGTCCGTCTCCCGTGGACAGCCGTCGTCTCCGGCCAGCACTCGCTGGCCCGTCTGCGGGATCGACCGCCGACGACCGCTCGAGACGGACCCAGAGCTACCGAACCCGAGCGAACACCCGCGAGCGGTTGCATCGCGTGTCGGTGGAACCGTCTCGAGTCCCGGTCGGGGACTAGATCACCCGCGCTCGAGGGCGGGCGCGGTCGCGTGGACGGCGCTAGCCGTGGACGCCAGTTGTCTCCGGGTCGGGCGGGTCCGGCTCGCCCGCCTCGTCACCGGTGGTCGTCGCACCGTCGCGGCTCCCCGCGCCGGGGATCGAGGCGTCCGCGGGGAGGAGCAGCCGTCGTTCGGTGTACTCGAGGCCGTTCTTGCGTTCGGTCTTCCGGCGCACCGCGAGCCGGTTCTTCGAGAGGTCGAGGACGGCGTCGATCGTCCGGGAGACCAGCTTCTTCGCGTAGCTCTCGGAGATGCCCGGCTCCCGGCGGCGGATCCAGTGTCGGAGGTCGCTGGCCGTGACGTACTCGGCGACGTCCTTGCAGCCGCGTTCCCACGGATCGTCGCCGACGCTCGGGTCGGTCCGGGCCTGCCAGAGCTTCGCGGCCAGTCTGGTGGGCAAGGAGTTCGCCGCGGCGCGGCGGCGATCGTCGTCCATCCGGGCGAGCTGCTGGATCGGGAGCAAGTCGCCGAAGGCGAGCGACACGTCGCCGCCGCGCTCGAGCGGGTCGGCGCTCTCCGGGAGGCGGTAGTAGGCGTTCCCGTCGTCCTTCTCGATGCGCTCGAGGCGGCCGTCGGCGACGGTGACCGCGCACTCGTCGACGTTGTCGGTCTCGAGGTGGGCGCCCTTCTCGAGTTCGCGGGACTGGAGCTCAGCGATCCGCTCCTTGTTCGCGGTGGCCTTGTTGCACGCGGCTTCGGCGAGGCCCTCGAGTCGCCGCGTTTCCGACTCGAGGTCGTCGGCTCGCGTTTCGACGGCCTCGGTCCGCGTCTCGCAGTCCGCGAGCTGGTCCTCGAGTTCGGCGACGGTGTCGGCGAGTCGGTCGCGGTCGCGTTCCAGTTCCTCGATGCGGTCGTCCTTGCGCTCGAGTTCGGTCTCGAGGGACTCGAGGCGGTCGCGAAGGCGTTCGAACTCGCCGCTACGGGCGGGGTCGGAATCGGTCGACGGCGATGCGTCCGTGTCGGGTGCTGACGATGGCATTGAACTGTCTGCTGTGGGGAAAGATGGTCGGACGGCGATACGACGGCTCGAGCGACGCTGCGGGCGGCGTCGAACTCAGGTCGAGTCCCGCAGCTCGTCGGTGGCGTGGGGGTGATCCCGAAGCGCGAGCGTCAGCGGGTGGAGCTGGGCTCGGATCTCGCGCAAGTGACGCCGCGCCCGTGCGCGCGTCGGCTCGTCGAAGGGCTCGGTCTCCGCGATCGACTCGAGGAGCCGTTCGGTCTCCCGATCGAGCGCCTCGAGTCGCTCGATATACTGGCGGACGAGCATGGCCTCGAGGCGCTCGCGCTCGGTCGGGACCCGCGGCTCGTCGGTCATCGGCGGTCACCTCTCGGTTTGTGGGTGGCCGGGTCTCGAGAAAGTCTAATCGCCCGCGCGTACGTGCGGAGTGGAATAATACGTTTCAGTGTGTCGTACGTGTAGCCATCGCCGTGATGGGCAGCCGCTACGCCTGACTCGTGAGCCCTACAGTTATGGGCCCGTGGGCTTTCTTGTCGCATGGCTTCTGAAATCCCTGGTGTGGGATCGGAAGCCGCGTCCGACGTGCTCCTACACGTCGGGCAGTTCTCGACGAGTGCCCGGAGGACCGGCTTCCATACGTCTCATCACAGCGTGACAGTAAATAGCTTACTCACTATCTCTGCGTCATAACGCAGTATTTCAGTCTAAAAAAGCAGTGTTAGTGAGTAGTTCACACACATCGTAGCGCATATGAATACAGTTCGTAATACTGCAAGCGTGGTTCGACAACCTGCGGAGTGGATGCAACCCGTCGACGACCGAATCCTCGAGATTTTCCGCGACCACGGAAATCTCACCCCCGCAGCAGTCGAGAAATTCGGTGGTCCCTCGAGTAGCCACGCCAGCCGTAGGTGCAAACAGTTAGCTCGGTACGGCCTCCTCGAGCAGATCGTCACCGGCCTCTATACGATCACTGACGAGGGAAAGGCATATCTCGATGAGGAGTTGGATGCGAGCGAACTCGAAGCATCAGCCGAGACTTCGTAGCAACTTCCCGTGCGACAATTGAGATACTGTCTCTTTACTTCATACCGAATTTGTGATCACGAACCTCTCTTTCCACCCATATCTTCATTGAAATCTACAATGTTGAGAGATGAAAGTGGACGGAGAGACCTTATTCTAGAGATAACGGTAAATCGGAATATGAACACGGAAAACCCGTCCTCGTGTTCATATTCGAGAAATTGATCCTCGCGATGTACAACTGCAGGGGAAGAAAAGAGTTGGCCATGACTTGAATTATCTGTTTCAGTAAATGGAGGGGTTTTGGCAATAACACATATTATTTTACAGGATAGTATCTTGACTATGATATCGCTGTTGGGGGTTGCTTGCAACTTCGTAGGGTCGGCATTTATGGCTGTTCCTCAAATACCAAGTGTCTTCAAATGGTTCCATTCTTATTATCCAATTTCGAACATCGATGCCGCAGAGACCAAACTATATACTGACGAAGAAATCACCAAGAAAAATCCGAACTTCGGATATATGTCTAAAATTCTCCGTTCGATGCCAGAACCGTTTAATCAAGGGAGACACCAATTCCTTTCTGAAACTACTGCAGTATTCTATTCTGAGTCATTTGATGAGGAAATCAGGGTCGAAACAGCCGAACTAAATCTAATAAAAATAGAGAAAATAGGTGATGATTATGTTTCTGACTCTGACTTTCGGTTGATATTTGAACCTAAGAACAAGCGCGAGATGCGATCAAAACTTCCGGTTGTAGGGGAAGACATAAGTTTCCGTACTGAAGTTCCAAATGGGCGATTCCCAGATATGGTAGAAGAATATAAGGAGACTTTTTTCGTCAAATGGGGAGTTATCATACTGACGATAGGGTTTCTAATTCAGCTCTCGCCATATGCACTGTCACTCATAATATAATTTATAGGTACCGTGGGTTGTGTCTAAATTACACTACTTAAGTTACCGAATCGCATCACTTACTGTAAGCCATGCTGGTCCGCGATTTCGACGCAAGGCTCAAGGCCAGATATTCTTTCTCCATTCCTTTGTGCTCCTGCGTGAGCAGTACCAGTGCGAGGACGATCAGAAGATCGTCTTGTGGGTGCCGCATGACGCACACGGCTGGCTGCGGCTTTACTGATAAACCCTCGTAGGCGTATCCGACAATCATAGTTACCGAGGTTCCACCTCTTCCTACCAGCAGGGTAGCGCTGCTGTGACGTCCAATATCTGCCGGCTCAATTTTTCACTAGCGCGGCACGCAGAGCGCGCGCTGCGCAATTACCCTGCCCCCTTAGGCCCCTATCAGTACTGGCACTACACCTATCTGATTGTCATTGTTGTCATTGTACACACGGATTTTCACAGTTCGTGTGCATATTCAAGAGCCAAGATTTGTCGGCGTGCATCCGTAGGAGAAAGGAGAGGAGATATTAAAATCAAACATTACCTAGTATGATTGAATATTTCTTCCCCCTATACCTCATCCTCTATTTCTAGTTCATCTTCTACTTCAACATGTTCCATCATAGAGCTTATTGTTTCAGAAGCCATTGCAACTGTTACCGCTGCTTCGTGAAGAGACGGTGATCTATTTGGATGGTTAACCTCATTCCTTTTTCTACGCAAATAATCTAGATTAGATAAAACATCTGGATCGTCTCCTCGATTGTTGAATTCACTTTGCAATTTCCCTAATACAGTTCCCCAGGTGTCATCAGCTGCTTCTTCATCTAACTCCTGCTTATACCATTCACGTAAAATATACTCAATACTTCTCAGGACCATTATGACACTTGCTGTAGGACAGTTCGCTGCAAGTGCTGAACATCCTTCGTGCAAGTCTTGTTTTGTCTGTTCTGGAATTTCCTCCCACATATTGCCTTCAAATAGATGATCCGGCGATTGTAGTATCTCTTCAATATCTATTATCGGGGCATCAGCGATTGTGAATCTCCGCTGTTCGGCTAATTCGTATCTTAGAACAGTCCGCCAAGTTTCAACTTTATTTGATAATCTATTACCATAT
This window of the Haloterrigena gelatinilytica genome carries:
- a CDS encoding alpha/beta hydrolase → MSEDTEVDVEVHEDVTYATRDAGELGLDLFVPAVDDPPLVVYVHGGGWIAETRDNVPEPERYAAEWECAIASVSYRLAAIPDALEDGVEFAIDPANDTPRGVFPDQFVDVKAAIRWLRANADEYGYDATDVAAWGASAGGHLALLAGVVDDVEALAGDAFSEADLEKAVAPDESGAVQAVVDWYGVADLTLVPDDPTDPASLLIGGPKSEREAAFVQASPVTHVSAETPPVLCMHGREDAVVPIEHSRVLFDALDEAGVDAALYELHDRNHVWVTGGVEEIESERVAMDLLTADPTPAQSITETVHLEEGGSATSLIDGTPPAGPDAIERFLERTIE
- a CDS encoding transcription initiation factor IIB, with amino-acid sequence MTRSIIDHTTSESTETETGLCPDCETDTIVHDPDRGERVCEECGLVLTEDPIDYGPEWRAFNAQEHDELSRVGAPLTQSMHDRGLTTTIDWRNKDANGHSMSADKQGQLHRLRVWQERIRTKNAGERNLKYALSEIDRMVSALGVPKPVKETASVIYRRALEQDLIRGRSIEGVATSALYTACRKEDIPRSLEEVTSVSRVDQREIGRTYRYIADELDINLEPTNPRQFVPRFCSELDVGKDVETKAVEIIDQTTEQGLHSGKSPTGFAAAAIYAAGLLCDETIPQRAVADTAQTTVVTVRNRYREQLEAIDQQPATT
- a CDS encoding coiled-coil domain-containing protein — its product is MPSSAPDTDASPSTDSDPARSGEFERLRDRLESLETELERKDDRIEELERDRDRLADTVAELEDQLADCETRTEAVETRADDLESETRRLEGLAEAACNKATANKERIAELQSRELEKGAHLETDNVDECAVTVADGRLERIEKDDGNAYYRLPESADPLERGGDVSLAFGDLLPIQQLARMDDDRRRAAANSLPTRLAAKLWQARTDPSVGDDPWERGCKDVAEYVTASDLRHWIRRREPGISESYAKKLVSRTIDAVLDLSKNRLAVRRKTERKNGLEYTERRLLLPADASIPGAGSRDGATTTGDEAGEPDPPDPETTGVHG
- a CDS encoding ArsR family transcriptional regulator, translated to MQPVDDRILEIFRDHGNLTPAAVEKFGGPSSSHASRRCKQLARYGLLEQIVTGLYTITDEGKAYLDEELDASELEASAETS
- a CDS encoding glycosyltransferase family 4 protein, yielding MNIGFYHDAAGTRHAGGIAVYTQQMAAALSRSNDVYLYTQRGEPAPIVRESDVTVVETPSFDSDWPASLEESLPVGSQDWTKARMTLWAERNGVIDHIDDTLDVLFTAHYLDDLLLSNLVDVPTVYTYHRLSDIGIGAKLQQAFSATELILANSPETADRVESAFDVDVAEIVYPGVDTDRFRPDADPVISSRDPIILFVGRLVEAKGIDELLEAVARLEGDQELHVVGRGDQERIRRRARDLGIAESVELHGEVPHPELPGYHAGADVFCLPSHDESFAMANVEAMACGLPVVTTDLEAIQTYLANGDNGLLSRVGDPQDLADKLKLVLESPELRARLGEQARTDAQAFAWRTQARRLEAFCADALDVEEEIEAVRPDQPRPNTV
- a CDS encoding DUF7344 domain-containing protein; its protein translation is MSSIDTSLPDEIASVADSNEEQRLSKDVIFELLKNRRRREVLAYLLEADDTVTLGELAEQIAAWENDTEVSALSSDQRKRVYVALYQTHLPKMDDAGIVEYDQDRGLISLSDNADLLMMYLDTDTHQQDRWDRWYAALSVVGAALVTGAFLSVPPLSAVPTLGLAGVVVVAFFALSVAHAVSNRRRERNVDGKLSRIE